CAAGTTCTTTCTTATGGTAATGGTTTGATTCTTGGTGATGGACCAAACAATGAAACAACTGGACCGCTTTCAACTGTTTCTCCAGATCTTTCAAAAGTATCTGGTATTGATGCGATCAAAGCCGTTTTGGATTATGATCCTTTAACAGTTGACATTTTTGCTGCTGTTATTGATGATGGAAATGCAGGCATGCGAACACAGGATAAGACGGATGATACTAATCTTTATGGTATCAATGTTAATTATGCATTCAATGATGAAAAAGGTACAGTTGCAGAAGCATACTTTTTCTCAAAGGTTATAGGCTTGTCAGCCGGAGAGAGTGATTATGACACTGTTCAAACACCTGGTTTCCGTGTATCATCAAACGTGCTAGATGGTCTTATGCTATCTGGTGAGTTAGCATGGCAGTTTGGTCGAAACACTGTTTTAGCAGGTACTGATTCAATTGAAAGAAATGCAATGGCAGCTCAACTTATTGCAAATTATATGATTCCATTTGAGAAAACAAAGAAGTATAATCCTATGGTTACAACGGCTTATACATACCTATCTGGTGATAGTAATCCATCAGATTCAGCTGCTGGTGAGGATTCAATTAAATATTCAGCTTGGGATCCTATGTATGAATCACAAGGCTGTGGAAAAATCTATAATGCTTTGTTTGACTTAACAAATGCGCATATTTATTCTGTTGCATTATCAGCAGAAGTTATGCAAGATGTAATGGCTAAGTTAAGCTGGACAGGCCTTTGGTTAGACAAAAAATTACCTTTAGCAACTTGGCAGCCATTAAATATGTATATTGATGGTGTTAGGACAACTACATACGCT
The sequence above is drawn from the Candidatus Omnitrophota bacterium genome and encodes:
- a CDS encoding alginate export family protein — translated: PTLFRSAWVVRDGFDLGVGASDAKQNDVMSFLRLRVDADLTDNVSVVVRLLNERTWGDVDNGTTTDNTDINVDLAYVEMREMLYSPLTVTIGRQVLSYGNGLILGDGPNNETTGPLSTVSPDLSKVSGIDAIKAVLDYDPLTVDIFAAVIDDGNAGMRTQDKTDDTNLYGINVNYAFNDEKGTVAEAYFFSKVIGLSAGESDYDTVQTPGFRVSSNVLDGLMLSGELAWQFGRNTVLAGTDSIERNAMAAQLIANYMIPFEKTKKYNPMVTTAYTYLSGDSNPSDSAAGEDSIKYSAWDPMYESQGCGKIYNALFDLTNAHIYSVALSAEVMQDVMAKLSWTGLWLDKKLPLATWQPLNMYIDGVRTTTYAVNTDKKALGNEFDLDLTYDYTEDVVLSLSTGIYLPGSVFADANEDAATQAILSVLVNF